GGGGTGCGGCTCGGGCACCTGGTGACGTTCTTCGCGCGAGCGGTGGCCGGCATCCCGATCACGCTGGCGCGCTACCGCAAGGCGTTTCTGGCCATCCTGTCCGACGTCACCTGGGGCAACGGGTCCATCGTGGTGGGCGGCGGCACGGCCTGGGTGATCATCCTGCTCGGCGCGACCGCGGGCGCGATCGTCGGGATCGAGGGCTATGAGGCCCTGCACCTGCTCGGCATGGAACCGGCCGCCGGCCTGCTGTCGTCGACGGTGTCGACGCGGGAGCTGGCGCCGGTGATGGCCGCGCTGGCGTTCGCCGCCCAGGCCGGTTGCCGGTTCACCGCGCAGCTGGGCTCGATGCGGATCTCCGAGGAGATCGACGCGATGGAATCGCTTGCCATCCGGCCGATCCCGTATCTGATCACCACCCGGCTGCTGGCCTCGGTGGTGGCGATCGTGCCGCTGTACATCCTGTGCCTGGTGGTCAACTACGCGACCGTGCAGAGCATCGTGACGATCGTCGGGGGCACCTCGGCAGGCTCCTTCGAGCACTACTTCCGGCTGGTGCTCACCGGAACCGACGTCTTCTACTCGGTGTGCAAGGCGCTGGTGTTCGTGACCATCACCACCACGATCCAGTGCTACTACGGCTATTTCGCCGCCGGTGGTCCGCAGGGGGTCGGGATCGCGGCCGGCCGCGCCATGCGGGCCAGCATCTCGGTGATGATCATCGCCAAC
The window above is part of the Mycolicibacterium hassiacum DSM 44199 genome. Proteins encoded here:
- a CDS encoding ABC transporter permease, producing MTAASYYPRGVRPLLSATKAVTGGGVRLGHLVTFFARAVAGIPITLARYRKAFLAILSDVTWGNGSIVVGGGTAWVIILLGATAGAIVGIEGYEALHLLGMEPAAGLLSSTVSTRELAPVMAALAFAAQAGCRFTAQLGSMRISEEIDAMESLAIRPIPYLITTRLLASVVAIVPLYILCLVVNYATVQSIVTIVGGTSAGSFEHYFRLVLTGTDVFYSVCKALVFVTITTTIQCYYGYFAAGGPQGVGIAAGRAMRASISVMIIANLLLTIGLWGIGSGARLGG